The sequence AAACCACGGCGGTCGAGGGAGGAATGGGTCACGTCACGCTCCTGAACGAGAGGTGGGAAACGTCCACCAGCGTGGTCCGCGGAGCCGCCGTCCCACCAGGGTTCAGGGGATCCCAGAGACGTCTGGGACGTCCCGTGACGCACGTCACCGGCGAGCCGGTCTCGGCCGGTCCTGGAGTGGCCGCAAAATGCTCTTGACTGGGGGAAAACTAGGGGGATTCTGTGACCGTTACGGTCAGTGGCGCGAGCAGTGCGCCTGTAGATGGTAGAGAGCGGCTGCTCGCCGAGATGCGCCGGATGAAGGACGCCTCCGGACTCAGCTACGGACGCCTCGCCGGCCGCACGCACTACAGCCGCTCCTCCTGGGAGCGGTTCCTGAACGGCAAGCAACTGCCCACCCGGGTCGCGGTGGAGCAACTGGCCGCCGCCGTGGGCGAGGACCCCTCCCCGTTGCTCGCCCTCTGGGACGCCCTCGACACCACGTCCCGCGAGCTCGCCGAGACACCGCGGGACGCGCTCGCGGCCCCCGCCGACAGCCAGGAGACCGGTGCTCCCCGCACCACCGGCGGGAGCCGGGGCCGCGTCGGCCTGCTGCTGCGCCGGCTCCTGCCCCTGGGCTACGTCGCCTCCGGCGCCCTCCTGGGCGCACTCGGCGCGGTCCTGCTCATGGACGACGGCCACTCGGCCACCGCCACGCCCCCGGCGCTCCCGTCCCGCGAGGTCGCCGCCCGTGCCACGGCCACCGCCCCGAGGCCCGGCTGCCGGGGCGACAGCTGTCTCGAGGCAGAGCCCCAGGCCAGGAACTGCCAGTGGGACGCCGTCACCGCCCGCCAGACCTGGCTGAGAGGACTGCAGATACAGCTCCGCTACAGCCCCCGGTGCAAGGCCGTCTGGGGCCGCGTGGAGAACGGCACCGTCGGCGACGCCGTCTCCATCACCGACCGCTGGGGCCGCACCGAGGACGCCACCATCCGCGTCGGCACCGACACCTACACCCGCATGCTCTCCACCGCCGATGCACCCGCCTCCACCATCACCATCTGCGGCAAGATCCCCAGCCAGCACGAACGGGAGTGCACGCCGACCGACCAGCCGCCCGCGCCCTGACCTCGGCGGTTCACGGCCGGCGACCGCCTCCGGCGGGCGCGCCGCGACGGTCCGGGCGGCCGGCGAATCGCCGAGGTCAGGGCGCGGCCGGCGCGGGAGCGGGCTTCTCCGGCGCCGGCCAGGTCTTGCTTCACGACCGTGATCCGGCGCGCCGGAGCGCGGCTGGCATCGAACCCCCCGGTGGGTCGGCTGTGGCGCGTGGCCGTTCCGGCGCAGCCCAGAGTCAATGCGCGTAGCGCAACGGGAGGTTCATGGTCATACCCTGGTTTCCCTCTGCCCCTTCCTTTACCCGCTGCGGTGCCGCCCCTTCGCCCCGGCCGCGCCGTACCCTCATACGCATGAGCAGCGACGACGCCGTACGGCCCTTCCCCTCCCGTTCCATCGAGACCCAGGCCGAACTCGGACCGGGCCAGGCCGAGGCCGTGCTCGGACTGCTCGCCGAGGCCGCCCGTGTCGACGGGCAGCAGCCGGTGTCCGAGCAGGGGCGCCTGCAGCTGCGCGGCGGTCCCCGCGCGGGCGTGTCGCATCTGCTGCTGTCCGTCGGGGACGAACTCGTCGGCTACGCCCAGCTGGAGGACACCGACCCGGTGGAGGCGCCGGCCGCCGAACTGGTCATCCACCCGGCGCACCGCGGGCACGGACACGGGCGGGCGCTGGGCGCGGCGCTGCTGGCCGCCTCCGGCAAGCGGCTGCGGGTGTGGGCGCACGGCGGGCACTCCGCCGCCCGGCACCTCGCCCAGGTGCTGGGGCTGACCCTGTTCCGTGAACTGCGGCAGATGCGGCGGCCGTTGACCGGCCTGGAGCTGGCCGACCCTCGGCTGCCGGAGGGCGTGAGCGTGCGCTCCTTCGTGCCCGGCAAGGACGACACGGCCTGGCTCGCGGTGAACGCGGCCGCCTTCGCGCACCACCCCGAGCAGGGCTCGCTCACCCAGCGCGACCTGGACGACCGCAAGGGCCAGCCGTGGTTCGACCCGGCCGGGTTCTTCCTCGCCGAGCGAGCCGGGGAGCTGGTCGGCTTCCACTGGACCAAGGTGCACGCCGAGGAGGGGCTCGGCGAGGTGTACGTGCTCGGGGTGCGGCCGGGCGAGCAGGGCGGCGGCCTCGGCAAGGCCCTGACCACGATCGGCCTGCGCCATCTGGCCGGGCAGGGCCTGCCGACGGCCATGCTCTATGTGGACGCCGACAACAATGCGGCGGTCTCGGTGTACGAGCGGCTGGGCTTCACCACCCACGAGACCGACCTGATGTACCGCACCGAGACATGACATAAGCCCAGGTGGGGGGGCGGCCGTAGGCCGGCCGGGGGGCAGCCGTCGGGATGACCGCCCCGTTCTGGCCCCACACCACGACAGGTACGCCGTCGAGCCGCCCTGCGATATCCCGCACGTCATGTCGCCGTAACCATTGATTCAGCCGGGCTTGCGAGGCTCGGCCAATGCAGCCCGCCGTGCCAGCACCTTCGCCGCCTCCCGTGGGGCCCGGGAGAAACGGGGTCGTGGCCCTCCCACCCGCACGTTCCGACGCGCCCGTATCGCCTCCGGCGCGGAAGAATGGGGTCATGAGTCAGCAAGACACCCAGGCAGAGGTCCAGCACCCACAGCCCTCCGTGGGCTCCATAGCGGCGCACCGGTCGCACGCCGTCGCGGCGAACGTCTCCGACCTGGAACCCGACATCGATGCCGACCTCGACGCGTACGAGGAGGCACCGGGGGAGGGTGCCCCCCTGCCGCTCGGCCGCTTCCTCGACCGGGAGCGCAGCTGGCTCGCGTTCAACGAGCGGGTCCTGGAGCTGGCCGAGGACCCGGACACACCCCTGCTGGAGCGCGCGAACTTCCTGGCGATCTTCGCCAGCAACCTGGACGAGTTCTTCATGGTCCGGGTGGCCGGTCTGAAGCGCCGCATCGCGACCGGCGTCGCCACCCGGTCGGCCTCGGGCCTGCAGCCCCGCGAGGTGCTGGAGATGATCTGGGCCCGCTCGCGCGAGCTCATGGCCCGGCACGCCGCCTGCTACCACGAGGACGTCGCCCCCG is a genomic window of Streptomyces griseochromogenes containing:
- a CDS encoding helix-turn-helix domain-containing protein, producing the protein MRRMKDASGLSYGRLAGRTHYSRSSWERFLNGKQLPTRVAVEQLAAAVGEDPSPLLALWDALDTTSRELAETPRDALAAPADSQETGAPRTTGGSRGRVGLLLRRLLPLGYVASGALLGALGAVLLMDDGHSATATPPALPSREVAARATATAPRPGCRGDSCLEAEPQARNCQWDAVTARQTWLRGLQIQLRYSPRCKAVWGRVENGTVGDAVSITDRWGRTEDATIRVGTDTYTRMLSTADAPASTITICGKIPSQHERECTPTDQPPAP
- the mshD gene encoding mycothiol synthase, giving the protein MSSDDAVRPFPSRSIETQAELGPGQAEAVLGLLAEAARVDGQQPVSEQGRLQLRGGPRAGVSHLLLSVGDELVGYAQLEDTDPVEAPAAELVIHPAHRGHGHGRALGAALLAASGKRLRVWAHGGHSAARHLAQVLGLTLFRELRQMRRPLTGLELADPRLPEGVSVRSFVPGKDDTAWLAVNAAAFAHHPEQGSLTQRDLDDRKGQPWFDPAGFFLAERAGELVGFHWTKVHAEEGLGEVYVLGVRPGEQGGGLGKALTTIGLRHLAGQGLPTAMLYVDADNNAAVSVYERLGFTTHETDLMYRTET